Proteins encoded within one genomic window of Budorcas taxicolor isolate Tak-1 chromosome 12, Takin1.1, whole genome shotgun sequence:
- the POGLUT2 gene encoding protein O-glucosyltransferase 2, with protein sequence MFSILLLYCFFLGTVPALAESGGERRLSPEKSEVWGPGLKAAVVLPARYFYIQAVDTSGEKFTSSPGEKVFQIKVSAPDEQFTRVGVQVLDRKDGSYIVRYRMYASYKNLKIEVKFQGQHVAKSPYILKGPVYHESCDCPLEDSAAWLREMNCPETFAQIHRDLVHFPTVDPEKIATEIPKRFGQRQSLCHYTLKDNKVYIKTHGEHVGFRIFMDAILLSLTRKVKMPDVEFFVNLGDWPLEKKKSSPHIHPIFSWCGSTDSKDIVMPTYDLTDSVLETMGRVSLDMMSVQANTGPPWESKNSTAVWRGRDSRKERLELVKLSRKHPELIDAAFTNFFFFKHDESLYGPIVKHISFFDFFKHKYQINVDGTVAAYRLPYLLVGDSVVLKQDSIYYEHFYNELQPWKHYIPIKSNLSDLLEKLQWAKDHDEEAKKIAKTGQEFARNNLMGDDIFCYYFKLFQEYASLQVSEPQIREGMMRVEPETEDDLFPCTCHRKKTKDEL encoded by the exons ATGTTTAGCATTTTGCTACTTTACTGCTTCTTTCTGGGGACCGTTCCAGCACTGGCCGAGAGCGGCGGAGAGAGGCGACTGAGCCCCGAGAAGAGCGAAGTATGGGGTCCCGGACTCAAGGCAGCCGTGGTCCTTCCCGCGCGCTATTTCTACATTCAGGCGGTGGACACATCTGGCGAGAA ATTCACATCTTCTCCGGGTGAAAAAGTGTTCCAGATTAAAGTCTCAGCCCCAGATGAGCAATTTACTAGAGTTGGGGTCCAGGTTTTAGACCGAAAAGATGGGTCCTACATAGTAAGATACAGAATGTATGCCAGCTACAAAAACCTGAAGATAGAAGTCAAATTCCAAGGTCAACATGTGGCCAAATctccatatattttaaaag GGCCGGTGTACCACGAGAGCTGTGACTGTCCCTTGGAAGACAGTGCAGCCTGGCTGCGGGAGATGAACTGCCCAGAAAcctttgctcagattcacagaGATCTGGTGCATTTCCCTACCGTTGACCCGGAAAAGATTGCAACGGAAATCCCAAAAAGATTTGGACAAAGACAGAGCTTGTGTCATTATACCTTGAAGGATAACAAG GTTTATATCAAGACTCACGGTGAACATGTAGGTTTTAGAATTTTCATGGATGCCATACTACTTTCTTTGACTAGAAAA GTGAAGATGCCTGATGTGGAGTTTTTTGTTAATTTGGGAGACTGgcctttggaaaaaaagaaatccagtcCCCACATCCATCCGATCTTTTCTTGGTGTGGCTCCACAGACTCCAAGGATATTGTGATGCCCACCTACGACTTGACAGACTCTGTCTTAGAAACCATGGGCCG AGTCAGTCTGGATATGATGTCCGTGCAGGCCAACACGGGTCCTCCCTGGGAAAGCAAAAACTCTACCGCTGTGTGGAGAGGGCGAGACAGCCGGAAAGAGAGACTGGAGCTGGTTAAGCTGAGCAGGAAGCACCCGGAGCTCATAGACGCTGCTTTCACCAACTTCTTCTTCTTTAAACACGACGAAAGCCTGTATGGTCCCATCGTGAAGCACATTTCATTTTTCGATTTCTTCAAG CATAAATATCAGATCAACGTCGATGGCACCGTGGCAGCCTACCGCCTACCGTATCTGCTGGTTGGTGACAGTGTGGTGCTGAAGCAGGACTCCATCTACTATGAACACTTCTATAACGAACTGCAGCCCTGGAAACACTACATTCCAATTAAAAGCAACCTGAGCGATCTCCTAGAGAAACTTCAGTGGGCAAAAGATCACGATGAAGAG GCAAAGAAGATAGCCAAAACAGGACAAGAATTTGCAAGAAATAATCTCATGGGCGATGACATATTCTGTTACTATTTTAAACTTTTCCAG